TAAAGTAGGTTGTGAAATATAATATTTATACAGCGCAACACGATAATAGTGCTCTGCTTTTTCTTTTTCATCGGACATCATATCTAATAAATTACTAGCAGATTCAAGATGTTTTTCTGCACTATTGTAGTTTCCAATTTCTGTTGCATAAATAAATTTAAAGAAGTGATAGTAATATTTTAATAAACCATCTGGCATATCTTTTATGTATTCTAATCCTTCTAGCCCTTTTTCAAAATTCCCCTTTAACATTTGGTACCTAAATCTTAACAGGGAGTAATAAATAAAAGAATCTGTATTTTCTTTAACATTATTAAATATATTATCTGCTTCATTTTTTAGAACACTTGCCTTCTCTATATGTTGAGCAAGCATTTCATGATACCATTCTTCCAATAGCTCATACCCCTTGCTAGTAGTAGAAGTTCTTGTCTCCATGTAGATCCCCCTTTTCCAAGAATATCATCTAAATATTACCACAAATAAACCTATCAAAGAGTACACCATACCAGTTACTGTTTATTGAGAAATAATTATCTGATTATTCAATCCATAATCAATTATAACACCATCATTCACTTTGAAAAAGAAGCTTCTTTTGCGTTTGAATTTATGAAAATATAATGTTTACATCCTTTGTATGGAATTGATATGATTTATTTAGTTTAGGGGGACGATAATATGAAGGTTGTAAGGTCTATATTTAATGGATTTCGATTACTGAGTAAAATCATAACTCCTATATTAAAGGCATTATCTAAAAGTAAATTTTAAATAGCATAGAAATAAAAAAAGCAGCCCAATTAAGGGCGGCATTTTTCATATGTATAGCATTTACGTCAAACAGCTCAAAAACATTCTTATATTTCTATATTCATATTCAATTCTTTTTATCTCATAATTTTAATTGGGAGAAGGAGGAAGAAAATGGTTCAAATCAAGGTAACGCCTGAAATGCTAGAAGAAGTTGAAAATCATGCAAACAATACAAGAAACACATTAGAATCAATACATAACAACTTATGTAACCAAATTGATCATTTATGTTATCAATGGATAGGTGCTTCTAATCAACATTTCGTCCAAATGTTCAATGATGCGAAACCAATGATACCTTTTGATGAGCATTTAAAAGTTCCTCTTGATAAAGTTTTTAATTAAGGAGTGTTGAGAACAATGGGGAGATATCCACTAATAGCAATAATGAAAGAGACTGAGGATAAAGAAAATGTGATTTACAGTTTCGGTCCAGATACTGAATCTTGTATGTTAAATCCAGAGCTTTATAGTAGATGGAACTTTAAAGTTGTAAAGAATGGATTATCCTATGACAGTAGCACGGAAACGCTTGGAGGTAGGTAAACCCCTTCCAAGTGATATAGAATTATTACATCATGAAATTTTTGAATCTAGATTTGAAGGTATATTTAAAACAACGTATAGAGAAGCACATGATGCTACTGTGAGATCTGGTAGACCATGGGATGTGCAAAAAATAGATAAAGAATAAATAAGGAGGCCTTTATATATATGGCAATATGTTTATTAATGACTAAAGAATTTGAAGATGAAGAGATTGTTGTTTATCAATACTATCCTTCTGAATCACCCGATAAAATAGGCAAAGTGTTTTATAATAAAAAAGAACGAATGTTTTATGACCTAGAGCAGGCTCTAGTAGATTCAGAAACAATGAGAGAACATTATTTTAATTGTGCATGTACTAGGATTGTGCGATGTCTTAAAAGAAACGAAGACTTTCCTGATAGCATGGCATATGAAGCATAATGAAATGAACAAATATATAAGCCGGCTCCTTTAATAGGGACCGGATTTTCCTATTAATTCACATATATAGGCTTCATTTGCAGTAACATAGAATGTTGTCCCTTTGTTGCTGTGTACTTTTGAAACAACATATTACTTAATAATTACATGTTCCTCACGAATCCAACGATTACCACCAATATCAACATGCCCATCTTGTCTATTAAACAGTTGATACGGTTCACTTCCATCCACAAAACCAGTGTCATTGCCATTTGGTCCATCGTAAGTCCGGATTTGATACCCTGGCCAATATTTAGTGTGTGCATAGAACCATTTCACATCAAAATGTTTTAGGTAAGCCCACTGTTTTTCATTTCCAAGGCAGATCATATTTTTTTCTCCACCACCCCAGTATCCTTTATGGATTAAGTAAGGGATTTTTTGTGTGATACGTCCAGCAAAAATAGGATCAGCAGGATTTTCATATAGATTCACACCATAACCATCATCGTATTTAGATGTTGCATATCCAATTCCCTCTTTTTGAATAGGCTGAGTTAGATCAATTGGATTAATTGGATTAATTGGATTTAGATCATTACCATCAATAAACCAAGATAAAGGCTTGTCTCCATCAATAGCGTTAAGAATTGTTCCAAGAGCAATTCCTTTCTCGAGCTTAGTTAATAATTGCATCTCTTTCTCCCTCCTCGATCTTTCCACGAAATTGAATATCAATACATTTTTCACAATAGAAACTTCCAAATATGCTAACAGATACTTGCCTTTTATCAGATTGCACCGTTGTTTTTTTGCTATCCATCAATTGGTATTTATGTTCACATTCTTGTTGTTGATTAGTGTGTTGTTTGTACTTACCTAATTTAAACAAATCTACAAAAGCACTGTTACATTTCGGACAAACAGTTACTTCTTGATATTCTTCTTTAGATAGATAAATATACCTTATCTCGATGTCCACACGCTAAACATTTAAAAGTGTTGTAATAACTAATTTTTGTAAGTAGTTCACACATTACCCTCACTCCTTATTTTGTAGGAATTGATTTAATGTTTTATCAAGCAAACTAATCATCGCTTCTCTTTTTTCTTTTGGTGTTGTGTTATCTTGTTTCTTTGCCTCCTTACAATAAGAAAACCACGCCATACATAGCGTGGTTTCATCATACAGTTTAGTTATTTATTTTTAGGGCTATTGACTCTATTAGAATATACGGTTTTTTCTACGTAATGTTTTGAAATAGGAAAATTATGTGTACCTGTACTATTTTTAAACTTTGTATAATCCGGATTTTTAATTTGCTTTGTTGTTGTTTCAGCATATTCATACGGGTAATTCACTTTACTTTTATCTTCAAACATATTGATATCCCCTTTTAAAGTATTAGTTAAAGCATTGTACTATAATACAATATGCTTGTATATTATATTGGGAACTAGGTATGTATGAAGTTCCGTACACCGAAAAAAAGCAGCTATCTAATCAGCCACTCATTCACTAAAATCTTATCTTATTACCACAAATACGGTAAATGAAGTTTTATTCTTCTCCCAGTCACCTAATGCTGTTATATTCACCAGTACAGCAAACGTTATTAAGTAACTGTATAGAATAAAAAGAAAAAACAATGATTAGATTTTAAATCTGCTCATTGCTCTATCCATTGCATCTTGGTTTACACCTATGTAACGCAGCGTTGCCTTTTCAGATGAGTGATTGAATATCTCCATAAGTAATGCTACGTTCTTAGTTTGCATGTACATATGGTAGCCATACGTTTTTCTTAATGTATGTGTCCCTATCTCATCTAATCCGAACTCTGCTACCGCTCCACTTAATATCTTATATGCCATACTGCGACCGATCGGACGATTCTTCCCTTGTCTACTTTGTAATAAGTACTTATCATCTTCTCTATCTTCATTAAACCAGCGGAGCTCTCTCTTTAGTGTTGCTGTAATTTGTATACGTTCCTGCTTACCTGTCTTCATTTCACGCATTGAGATGTGACTACCTTTTAACTCTCCAACCTTTAGTTTTAAAATATCACTTATACGTAACCCTGTATTAATTCCCATTACGAATAAAATATAATTACGATCGCTTTTTTCTTTTAGATATTCCTTTATCTGTTGTATTTGCTCTGGATCGCGTATTGGCTGTACGAAATTCATTATTTATCACCCCCAACTTCTTCTGTATCGTAAACTTCTAATCCAAGAGCAAATGCCATTTTATAAAATGCTTTAGACTTCCATCAACGATATGTACGCTCTGCCATTCCTATTTCACTATAAACCGTGTAGTCACACACATCCTCATCTTCTAAATAACGTTTATATATAATATCACTTTGAAGACTTCCGGCACATCCATTTCCCAATCTCTCTAAGAATTTATCAATTCGTAATGACATCATTCCCAACCACTCTTCTTGTTTGCTTTGTTGGATATTTGCTATGGCTACATCTTCTAACGGTTTACCAACTGTATGTGTAGGTCCATGTTCTCGAATTTCATAAGAAGGAGTGACTTTCATTTCTTTACGCATCATCCCAAATTGTCTATATATACGTACACTTTCCAACACGCCTTCTAATTCCTCTTGTGTTGCTACTCTATCGATTTTTGGTAAGAAAGATAATTGTTTAGTCATGTAAGACCACTCCTTTTATTTATTAATTACTTTTGTCTTAAAGCTCCACGTCTACGTTCATACCGCGGTCCACGAATCCCCATTAAATCCTCAATGTCGCGTGTACTTAAATTCTCTTTTCGTTTTTTCTTCTTTTTCGCTTGATTCGATTGCTTTTTCCATTCACGCAATTGATCCCTTAGTACTTTCATTCTCCCCATCTCCCTTTTCAAAATAAAAAAGACACCATTCTCAAAACAGCTTTAGTTGCTGCTCTAATGAATTGGTGTCCTCTAGTTTTCTAGCCGGACTATATTTTGTTTTCATTTACTTTAAAATACCAGCTTGTACAAAGATATTTCTCCAAGCGCTAGCAACTTGATATTTATTAACAGCTTTTGCGCGACGAGCTATAGCTTTCTTTATTTTCCTTTTCTTTAAATTAGCCATTCTCCTAACCTGGCTTTCTATTAAAAGGATTATTTTATTAAATACTCCCAATAATTTTTCATGTTAACTAACTCATTCGCCAATAATTTCATTCGAAAACAAAATAACAGTTATCGGTTTCATATATAAAAACAAATACGAATATTCATTTCATTTAAAATGTTAAATTCGGATATTTATTTATAAAATAAAAATAAAGAAAGGGTGATGATATAATGATTAAGTTTCTTCTAACTTTAACTGCTGAAAACAATCAAACAATAACATGGAAGAAGTACTATTATGAAATCGTTAACGCTATGATTATTTATAAGTAACTCTGACATATTTCAAACATGCATATGTTAACTTTGAATGTATAAATTTTTCTCCCCCTGAATAACACTCAATATTCCGTCAATACTGTATACACATGGTAACCTTTCTCCAATTCCCCTGGAGTCGAGCAGTTAGCTTTTGCTAGCCGCTCTTTTGTTTTTATTGTCACCTTTTCATTCCGTACCCATATATTGTATTGAGTTGGTTGTTGTGATTCATTTTAAGTCACCTTCAAATAATTCGATTTACACGGCCTATGAAAGAGCACTGTTCGAACGTGCTCTTTTTTGTGTTTTTCCGAATAAAGTTCCGAATCCTGGTCATAATATATTTATATCTAGATTTTCCTCCATAGTGGTACATTCCGGTACCGAGCAGTTAGCTTTTGTTAGCTGCTCTTTTGTTTTCAATAACCAATGGGACGAAGTTTATAAGCGTTACCTTGCTGTATTTACACCT
The DNA window shown above is from Bacillus clarus and carries:
- a CDS encoding DUF3983 domain-containing protein, with translation MANLKKRKIKKAIARRAKAVNKYQVASAWRNIFVQAGILK
- a CDS encoding site-specific integrase, translating into MNFVQPIRDPEQIQQIKEYLKEKSDRNYILFVMGINTGLRISDILKLKVGELKGSHISMREMKTGKQERIQITATLKRELRWFNEDREDDKYLLQSRQGKNRPIGRSMAYKILSGAVAEFGLDEIGTHTLRKTYGYHMYMQTKNVALLMEIFNHSSEKATLRYIGVNQDAMDRAMSRFKI